TTGGGAGGATGATCTTGTTAGGGTGATTGGATGATGTTTCTTCAACATCATGTTATTTATCTTTCAGGTGCATAAAGAACTGCAAGACACTATGGCACAGCTAGAAGCAATCCGCCATGAAATTCGAAGTATATCTTTCATGAATCCAGGTCCGATGACTCGGAGGCTTGTGGATAATCTTGACCAAACCTCTAGTGCTGGTAATAATTTTAGtaaaacttttaatttttttttcctcaatatacatattttatgttTGAGCTTAGATTTGGTCTTACTGCTTGGGGTTATAGGCAATGGCGTACCTGAAAGAATTGATACGGACACCAAGTCAACTCCTTCTCTGGTATTATTGAGAGCACATTTATAGCTATTATTTATGGTATGGTTTTGAAGGATTATTGCctaattaatttgacattttttttaattcttttttaggATAGTTCAGCATCTACAGACTTAACTAATGTGCACAGCAAAGCCACTGCTTTTGCAAGGTTGGCCAACTCTGCAGCTCTCAAGGCTGGATCCGTGGAAAAAAGTGCAGAAGTAGACATGCTTAACAATGAATCTCTCCCTGTTCTTCCTGTATCAGC
This genomic stretch from Malania oleifera isolate guangnan ecotype guangnan chromosome 3, ASM2987363v1, whole genome shotgun sequence harbors:
- the LOC131150659 gene encoding uncharacterized protein LOC131150659 isoform X3; its protein translation is MQHSQAREVHKELQDTMAQLEAIRHEIRSISFMNPGPMTRRLVDNLDQTSSAGNGVPERIDTDTKSTPSLDSSASTDLTNVHSKATAFARLANSAALKAGSVEKSAEVDMLNNESLPVLPVSAQSAGLLQNRQDSCKYDGVYSSQLQQTSPNKKDNPYDLHIIQFFHDLNAFHKSMAFGWPLGWVMALCTAISF
- the LOC131150659 gene encoding uncharacterized protein LOC131150659 isoform X2; this translates as MLGISYGELFLILGATAALIGPKDLPIIARTAGRLAGRAIGYVQLARGQFESVMQHSQAREVHKELQDTMAQLEAIRHEIRSISFMNPGPMTRRLVDNLDQTSSAGNGVPERIDTDTKSTPSLDSSASTDLTNVHSKATAFARLANSAALKAGSVEKSAEVDMLNNESLPVLPVSAQSAGLLQNRQDNNVKGSDIVLEAILEADVAHNAKDFFAQPQNQIKYE